The following proteins come from a genomic window of Blastococcus sp. HT6-30:
- a CDS encoding MsnO8 family LLM class oxidoreductase, protein MIDARLSLLDRSRTRAGEPDTAALTGSVARAVHAERLGFDRFWVAEHHGVPGIAGAAPAVLLAAVAGRTTVIGLGSAGVMLPHHQPLVVAEQFVTLSAFAPGRVALGLGRSPGFTPPVRQALREGERDFAADLAELRGFLTGTAEITVHPRPAGPVPMHVLATGRGLEVAAQLGLPVVVGGPLLGVAGDPEPGLAALAGYRRAFRPSAQQPEPRVAVSLDVLVADTAAEAADLLLPEAWAMARARTTGSFPALEPVAAVRAADRTPRQQQYLEQTAAAAIAGTPAHVEARLAELLERTGAAELVASSSTFDRGALAASDAALATLFGRSAGPAPASPA, encoded by the coding sequence GTGATCGACGCGCGGCTCTCCCTGCTGGACCGGTCCCGCACCCGGGCCGGCGAACCCGACACCGCGGCGCTGACCGGCTCCGTCGCCCGCGCCGTGCACGCCGAGCGGCTGGGGTTCGACCGGTTCTGGGTGGCCGAGCACCATGGCGTGCCCGGCATCGCGGGCGCCGCCCCGGCGGTGCTGCTGGCGGCCGTGGCCGGCCGGACGACGGTCATCGGGCTGGGCTCGGCCGGCGTGATGCTGCCGCACCACCAACCGCTCGTGGTGGCCGAGCAGTTCGTCACGCTGTCGGCGTTCGCGCCCGGCCGGGTGGCCCTGGGGCTGGGCCGCTCCCCCGGTTTCACCCCGCCGGTGCGCCAGGCGCTGCGGGAGGGCGAGCGGGACTTCGCCGCCGACCTCGCCGAGCTGCGCGGTTTCCTCACCGGAACGGCGGAGATCACCGTGCACCCCCGGCCCGCCGGTCCGGTGCCGATGCACGTGCTCGCCACCGGGCGCGGCCTGGAGGTCGCGGCGCAGCTCGGGTTGCCGGTCGTCGTCGGCGGCCCGCTGCTGGGCGTGGCCGGCGATCCCGAGCCGGGGCTCGCGGCCCTGGCCGGCTACCGGCGCGCGTTCCGCCCGTCGGCGCAGCAGCCGGAGCCACGGGTGGCGGTCAGCCTGGACGTGCTGGTGGCCGACACCGCCGCCGAGGCCGCCGACCTGCTGCTGCCCGAGGCGTGGGCGATGGCCCGGGCGCGCACCACCGGGAGCTTCCCGGCGCTGGAGCCGGTGGCCGCCGTCCGGGCCGCCGACCGCACCCCGCGCCAGCAGCAGTACCTGGAGCAGACCGCCGCGGCCGCGATCGCCGGCACTCCGGCCCACGTGGAGGCGCGACTGGCCGAGCTGCTGGAGCGCACCGGGGCGGCCGAGCTGGTCGCGAGCAGCAGCACCTTCGACCGGGGCGCCCTGGCCGCCTCGGACGCAGCGCTCGCCACGCTGTTCGGCCGGTCCGCCGGCCCCGCCCCGGCGTCGCCGGCCTGA
- a CDS encoding 1-acyl-sn-glycerol-3-phosphate acyltransferase, producing MLPPRRVRRLTGPLLIGALVTAVALLPVLVLVAAVVSAWLPGRWQALRLLSFALVYLALQVAGLVAAGGLWVLAGFGRRAHTAAYRSAHYTVLRLLLEVLMRAARRLFALRLVTDGESWSPLDDGRPGSTNAMVVLSRHAGPGDSFLLVHTLMDRDHLRRPRIVLKDVLQLDPLLDVYLNRLPNHFVTAGPGTGSVEAIGDLARDLGEEDALLIFPEGANATPGRRVRAIQRLRDRGLQQAVRQAEAMQHLLPPRPAGVAAALRAAPHADVVFVAHTGLEHLSTMRDVWRHLPVDKTLHLRWWFVPAAEVPRGEDERTEWLYSWWQTIDEWIEATQRREDERSPGADRGRRRRPALGRRRRA from the coding sequence GTGCTGCCACCCCGTCGCGTGCGCCGGCTGACCGGACCGCTGCTGATCGGTGCGCTGGTAACCGCGGTCGCGCTGCTGCCCGTGCTCGTGCTCGTGGCGGCCGTCGTCTCCGCGTGGCTGCCCGGTCGCTGGCAGGCGCTGCGGCTGCTCTCCTTCGCGCTGGTGTACCTGGCGCTGCAGGTGGCGGGACTGGTGGCCGCCGGGGGCCTGTGGGTGCTCGCCGGCTTCGGCCGCCGGGCGCACACCGCGGCGTACCGGTCGGCCCACTACACGGTGCTGCGGCTGCTGCTCGAGGTGCTGATGCGCGCGGCGCGGCGGCTGTTCGCGCTGCGGCTGGTCACCGACGGCGAGTCCTGGTCGCCGCTGGACGACGGCCGGCCCGGCTCGACCAACGCGATGGTGGTGCTGTCCCGGCACGCGGGGCCCGGTGACTCGTTCCTGCTCGTCCACACGCTCATGGACCGCGATCACCTGCGCCGGCCGCGGATCGTGCTCAAGGACGTGCTGCAGCTGGACCCGCTGCTCGACGTCTACCTCAACCGGCTGCCCAACCACTTCGTGACGGCGGGGCCCGGGACCGGCTCGGTGGAGGCGATCGGCGACCTGGCCCGCGACCTGGGCGAGGAGGACGCCCTGCTGATCTTCCCCGAGGGGGCGAACGCCACCCCGGGCCGCCGGGTTCGGGCGATCCAGCGGCTGCGCGATCGGGGGCTGCAGCAGGCGGTGCGCCAGGCGGAGGCGATGCAGCACCTCCTGCCCCCGCGCCCGGCCGGGGTGGCCGCGGCGCTGCGGGCGGCTCCGCACGCCGACGTCGTCTTCGTCGCGCACACCGGCCTGGAGCACCTGAGCACCATGCGGGACGTCTGGCGCCACCTCCCGGTGGACAAGACCCTGCACCTGCGCTGGTGGTTCGTCCCCGCCGCGGAGGTGCCGCGCGGCGAGGACGAGCGGACCGAGTGGCTCTACTCCTGGTGGCAGACCATCGACGAGTGGATCGAGGCCACGCAGCGGCGGGAGGACGAGCGGTCGCCGGGAGCGGATCGTGGCCGGCGCCGCCGGCCCGCCCTCGGGCGCCGGCGCCGCGCGTGA
- a CDS encoding patatin-like phospholipase family protein, which produces MSSTGVPGGRGGTAFVLGGGGVLGAAEVGMLRALVERGIRPDLVVGTSVGAINGALVAADPTPAGVDRLRGVWTDLTSRGVFAGSMLSRVGTLVRTRTHVHPREPLRDLLTEYLPVRTFGELPVPFQCVAASIERAAEHWFTDGALVDAVLASCAVPGLLPPVALDGEHFLDGGLVHSIPVGRAVALGAHTIYVLHVGRIDRPLRAPTRPWEVALVAFEIARRHRFAADLAALPDGVTVHVLPSGEQAPPSAGDLRSLRYRDFSGVTDRIDRAHAAAGEHLDRSGRAESGV; this is translated from the coding sequence ATGTCGTCGACAGGAGTGCCCGGTGGGCGGGGCGGCACGGCGTTCGTCCTCGGGGGTGGCGGAGTGCTCGGCGCGGCCGAGGTCGGGATGCTGCGGGCCCTGGTCGAGCGCGGGATCCGGCCGGACCTGGTCGTCGGCACGTCCGTGGGGGCGATCAACGGTGCGCTGGTCGCCGCCGACCCGACGCCTGCCGGGGTGGACCGGCTGCGCGGGGTCTGGACCGACCTCACCTCGCGGGGCGTGTTCGCCGGATCGATGCTCTCCCGTGTCGGCACCCTGGTGCGCACGCGGACGCACGTCCACCCGCGCGAGCCCCTGCGCGACCTGCTCACCGAGTACCTGCCGGTGCGCACCTTCGGCGAGCTGCCGGTCCCGTTCCAGTGCGTGGCCGCCAGCATCGAGCGGGCCGCCGAGCACTGGTTCACCGACGGCGCGCTGGTCGACGCGGTCCTCGCCTCCTGCGCGGTGCCCGGGCTGCTGCCCCCGGTGGCGCTCGACGGCGAGCACTTCCTCGACGGGGGCCTGGTGCACAGCATCCCGGTCGGCCGGGCGGTCGCCCTGGGGGCCCACACGATCTACGTGCTGCACGTCGGGCGGATCGACCGCCCGCTGCGCGCGCCGACGAGGCCGTGGGAGGTCGCGCTGGTCGCCTTCGAGATCGCCCGGCGGCACCGCTTCGCCGCCGACCTGGCCGCCCTGCCCGACGGCGTGACCGTGCACGTGCTCCCCTCCGGCGAGCAGGCTCCGCCGTCGGCCGGCGACCTGCGGAGCCTGCGCTACCGCGACTTCTCCGGCGTCACCGACCGGATCGACCGCGCCCACGCCGCCGCGGGCGAGCACCTGGACCGGTCCGGCCGGGCCGAGAGCGGGGTGTGA
- a CDS encoding zinc-binding dehydrogenase: MWAQRLSGPFTFERVEVGAPRADGLAEGQVLLAPKAGGICGSDLPFFKGAPFLHAANPGSATTPAPGFPMHEVVGEVFASRHPAHAAGDRVVGWASAFDGLAELVVTDGEGLAGYDTGMAPTTAVMLQPLACVLYAVEQLGDVRGRTVAVIGQGPIGLLFSHVLKQRGARHVVGVDRVDRSAAAGTFGVDETVTASANLWAATLGEEDRPFLVVEAVGHQVTTLTDCLQAVARGGQVLYFGIPDDQVYPLDMLTFLRKNLTLRAGATLERRRVLTDAGSYLAGHPALREAYVTDVHPVDDVQAAFAAAIQPRPGQYKIVVDLS, from the coding sequence ATGTGGGCCCAGCGACTGAGCGGACCCTTCACCTTCGAGCGGGTCGAGGTCGGCGCGCCACGCGCCGACGGGCTGGCCGAGGGCCAGGTGCTCCTCGCCCCGAAGGCGGGCGGCATCTGCGGCAGCGACCTGCCCTTCTTCAAGGGCGCGCCGTTCCTGCACGCCGCCAACCCGGGGAGCGCGACGACGCCGGCCCCCGGGTTCCCGATGCACGAGGTGGTCGGCGAGGTCTTCGCCAGCCGGCACCCGGCCCACGCGGCGGGCGACCGGGTCGTCGGCTGGGCGTCGGCGTTCGACGGGCTGGCCGAGCTGGTGGTGACCGACGGTGAAGGGCTGGCCGGCTACGACACCGGGATGGCGCCCACCACGGCGGTCATGCTGCAGCCGCTGGCCTGCGTGCTGTACGCCGTCGAGCAGCTCGGCGACGTGCGGGGCCGGACGGTGGCGGTCATCGGCCAGGGACCCATCGGGCTGCTGTTCAGCCACGTGCTCAAGCAGCGGGGCGCCCGGCACGTCGTCGGGGTGGACCGGGTCGACCGCAGCGCCGCCGCGGGGACCTTCGGGGTGGACGAGACCGTCACCGCCAGCGCGAACCTGTGGGCGGCGACCCTCGGCGAGGAGGACCGTCCCTTTCTCGTCGTCGAGGCGGTCGGTCACCAGGTGACGACCCTGACCGACTGCCTGCAGGCCGTGGCCCGGGGCGGGCAGGTGCTGTACTTCGGCATCCCCGACGACCAGGTGTACCCGCTGGACATGCTCACGTTCCTGCGGAAGAACCTGACCCTGCGGGCCGGGGCCACGCTGGAGCGACGCCGGGTGCTCACCGATGCCGGGAGCTACCTCGCCGGGCACCCCGCACTGCGCGAGGCATACGTGACCGACGTCCATCCCGTGGACGACGTCCAGGCCGCCTTCGCCGCGGCGATCCAGCCCCGGCCCGGCCAGTACAAGATCGTCGTCGACCTGAGCTGA
- a CDS encoding SMP-30/gluconolactonase/LRE family protein, producing the protein MVLTPDGRTLVLAETYAAGLTAFDVAADGSLSGRRVFAELPGIAPGGICLDAEGQVWVATARSPEVLRVRDGGEVTGRVAVGSGSLSYACALGGDDGRTLFVCPAPSWRPGPRAGRIETARVDVGAA; encoded by the coding sequence ATGGTGCTGACCCCGGACGGCCGCACGCTGGTGCTCGCCGAGACCTACGCGGCCGGGCTGACCGCCTTCGACGTCGCCGCGGACGGCTCGCTGTCGGGCCGGCGGGTCTTCGCCGAGCTGCCCGGGATCGCCCCCGGCGGGATCTGCCTCGACGCCGAGGGCCAGGTGTGGGTGGCCACCGCCCGCTCGCCCGAGGTGCTGCGCGTCCGGGACGGGGGTGAGGTGACCGGCCGGGTGGCGGTGGGCAGCGGGTCGCTGTCCTACGCCTGCGCGCTCGGTGGCGACGACGGGCGCACCCTCTTCGTCTGCCCGGCCCCGAGCTGGCGCCCGGGTCCGCGCGCCGGCCGGATCGAGACCGCCCGGGTGGACGTCGGGGCGGCCTGA
- a CDS encoding SMP-30/gluconolactonase/LRE family protein gives MTTTTVLADDLGFPEAPRWHDGQLRFSDFHDRVVRRLAPDGELSVALEQDDSPSGLGWLPGGDLLVVSMVQRVVDGRPRLHADLSGVTRFRANDLVVDAAGRAWVSSFGSDLEAGAEPEPTVLVRVDPDGSVSGAAEGVVFPTGWC, from the coding sequence GTGACGACGACCACCGTCCTCGCCGACGACCTCGGCTTCCCGGAGGCCCCCCGCTGGCACGACGGGCAGCTGAGGTTCTCCGACTTCCACGACCGCGTGGTGCGCCGGCTCGCGCCGGACGGCGAGCTGTCCGTGGCCCTGGAGCAGGACGACAGCCCGTCGGGGCTCGGCTGGCTGCCCGGCGGCGACCTGCTGGTGGTCTCGATGGTGCAGCGGGTGGTGGACGGGAGACCGCGGCTGCACGCCGACCTCTCCGGCGTCACCCGCTTCCGGGCCAACGACCTGGTGGTCGACGCCGCCGGACGGGCCTGGGTGAGCAGCTTCGGCTCCGACCTCGAAGCCGGTGCCGAGCCGGAGCCCACGGTCCTGGTGCGCGTCGACCCCGACGGCTCGGTGTCCGGAGCCGCCGAGGGCGTCGTCTTCCCCACGGGATGGTGCTGA
- a CDS encoding peroxidase-related enzyme (This protein belongs to a clade of uncharacterized proteins related to peroxidases such as the alkylhydroperoxidase AhpD.) yields the protein MPISRFPLRPATELPADLAERYAEVEERSGFLPNVFAALAWRPDEARAFFAMHDALMDKDTPGLSKADRELIVVATSAGNDCLYCVVAHGAVARVRTRDPHIADHVAVDWRKAPLPPRMHAVLAVATRLAADPAAVTAEDLAGLSEHGLTEDDVWDVGMITSFFALSNRLAHFAAITPNPEFFLMGRLPRPAAPPEGAGPG from the coding sequence ATGCCGATCAGCCGCTTTCCGCTCCGCCCGGCCACCGAGCTGCCGGCCGACCTCGCCGAGCGCTACGCGGAGGTCGAGGAGCGGTCGGGCTTCCTGCCCAACGTCTTCGCCGCGCTGGCGTGGCGGCCGGACGAGGCCCGTGCGTTCTTCGCGATGCACGACGCCCTGATGGACAAGGACACCCCGGGGTTGTCCAAGGCCGACCGGGAGCTGATCGTGGTGGCGACCAGCGCCGGCAACGACTGCCTGTACTGCGTCGTCGCGCACGGGGCCGTCGCGCGCGTCCGCACGCGGGACCCGCACATCGCCGACCACGTCGCCGTGGACTGGCGCAAGGCGCCGCTGCCGCCCCGGATGCACGCGGTGCTCGCGGTCGCGACCCGGCTGGCCGCCGACCCGGCCGCCGTCACCGCGGAAGACCTGGCGGGTCTGTCCGAGCACGGCCTCACCGAGGACGACGTCTGGGACGTCGGCATGATCACCTCGTTCTTCGCCCTGTCGAACCGGCTGGCGCACTTCGCGGCGATCACCCCCAACCCCGAGTTCTTCCTGATGGGGCGGCTGCCCCGGCCCGCCGCACCTCCCGAGGGCGCCGGCCCCGGGTGA
- a CDS encoding asparaginase — translation MRRVHLLATGGTIASRRGPAGLAATTPAAELLAAAGSPDGVEVTVRDLTTVGSYALSAADLRRLVAEVRRCLTDDDVDGVVVTHGTDTMEESAYLADLVHDDPRPVVFTGSQRPFDSPAPDGPGNLGAALRVAASPAARDLGVLLCFDGLVFAARGVRKVETLRSAAFAAPGRGPVLQVADGTPVPLARPVRPTPLPLDLDRELPRVDVVACYLGADAALLRAAAAAGAQGVVLEAFGAGNVPPGIAEEAGRLVGRGIPVLVCSRVPSGPVAPLYAGGGAGLARAGALFAGDLSPWQGRLLLAAALSLDPREPHRLLVDRLPR, via the coding sequence GTGCGACGGGTGCATCTCCTGGCGACCGGGGGCACCATCGCCAGCCGCCGCGGCCCCGCCGGGCTCGCGGCCACCACCCCGGCGGCCGAGCTGCTCGCCGCGGCAGGGTCCCCGGACGGCGTCGAGGTCACGGTGCGCGACCTGACCACCGTCGGCAGCTACGCGCTCTCGGCAGCCGACCTCCGGAGGCTGGTCGCAGAGGTCCGCCGCTGCCTCACCGACGACGACGTCGACGGTGTCGTCGTCACGCACGGCACCGACACGATGGAGGAGTCGGCGTACCTGGCCGACCTCGTCCACGACGACCCGCGCCCGGTGGTGTTCACCGGGTCGCAGCGACCGTTCGACTCCCCCGCCCCCGACGGCCCGGGCAACCTGGGCGCCGCCCTCCGCGTGGCCGCCTCCCCGGCGGCCCGCGACCTCGGCGTGCTGCTCTGCTTCGACGGCCTGGTCTTCGCCGCCCGCGGCGTGCGCAAGGTCGAGACCCTCCGCAGCGCCGCCTTCGCCGCACCCGGGAGGGGGCCGGTGCTGCAGGTGGCGGACGGAACCCCGGTTCCGCTGGCCCGCCCGGTGCGTCCCACGCCGCTGCCCCTCGACCTGGACCGGGAGCTGCCGCGCGTCGACGTCGTCGCCTGCTACCTGGGTGCCGACGCCGCGCTGCTGCGCGCCGCGGCCGCGGCCGGCGCGCAGGGGGTCGTGCTCGAGGCCTTCGGCGCGGGCAACGTGCCGCCCGGCATCGCGGAGGAGGCCGGCCGGCTCGTCGGCCGCGGCATCCCGGTGCTCGTGTGCTCCCGGGTGCCGTCCGGCCCGGTCGCCCCCCTCTACGCCGGTGGCGGCGCCGGCCTGGCCCGCGCCGGGGCCCTGTTCGCCGGCGACCTCAGCCCCTGGCAGGGCCGGCTGCTCCTGGCCGCCGCGCTCTCCCTCGACCCCCGGGAACCGCACCGGCTGCTGGTCGACCGGCTCCCCCGGTGA
- a CDS encoding polysaccharide deacetylase codes for MTKEIYVAFGVDIDAVAGWLGSYGGEDSPDDISRGLFAGEVGVPRILELFRRYGLTQTFFWPGHSIETFPEQFDACVAAGHEIGVHGYSHENPIAMSREQERAVLDRCIELIEQRTGRRPTGYVAPWWEFSPVTNELLLERGITYDHSLMHRDFEPYYVRVGDSWTKIDYSQPAETWMQPLVRGEETDLVEIPANWYLDDLPPMMFIKSSPNSHGFVSPRDIEQSWRDQFDWVYREQDYAVYTMTIHPDVAGRPQVLLALERLIEHINAHDGVTWATFDEIARDFLRRRPRTGAGS; via the coding sequence ATGACCAAGGAGATCTACGTGGCCTTCGGCGTCGACATCGACGCGGTGGCCGGCTGGCTCGGCTCCTACGGCGGGGAGGACTCGCCCGACGACATCTCCCGCGGCCTCTTCGCCGGGGAGGTCGGCGTACCCCGCATCCTCGAGCTGTTCCGGCGGTACGGGCTGACCCAGACGTTCTTCTGGCCGGGCCACTCCATCGAGACCTTTCCGGAGCAGTTCGACGCCTGCGTCGCGGCGGGGCACGAGATCGGGGTGCACGGCTACAGCCACGAGAACCCGATCGCGATGAGCCGGGAGCAGGAGCGGGCGGTCCTCGACCGCTGCATCGAGCTCATCGAGCAGCGCACCGGGCGCCGCCCCACCGGCTACGTCGCGCCGTGGTGGGAGTTCAGCCCGGTGACCAACGAGCTGCTGCTCGAGCGCGGCATCACCTACGACCACTCGCTGATGCACCGGGACTTCGAGCCCTACTACGTGCGCGTCGGCGACAGCTGGACGAAGATCGACTACTCGCAGCCGGCCGAGACCTGGATGCAGCCCCTGGTGCGTGGCGAGGAGACCGACCTCGTCGAGATCCCGGCGAACTGGTACCTCGACGACCTGCCGCCGATGATGTTCATCAAGTCCAGCCCGAACAGCCACGGGTTCGTCAGCCCCCGGGACATCGAGCAGTCGTGGCGGGACCAGTTCGACTGGGTGTACCGCGAGCAGGACTACGCCGTGTACACGATGACCATCCACCCCGACGTCGCCGGGCGGCCCCAGGTGCTCCTGGCGCTCGAGCGGCTCATCGAGCACATCAACGCCCACGACGGCGTCACCTGGGCGACGTTCGACGAGATCGCCCGGGACTTCCTGCGCCGCCGGCCCCGGACGGGCGCGGGTTCGTGA
- a CDS encoding phosphohydrolase: MGFSVPDAHLLALDAHDGQVDEHGHDHYLAHLRPLGEALRPYGPDAVMAGLLSGIVECTRDHPDPARRFDLDRLRGLGVPEVVVEAVDAVTRRPGEPYMSGLVRRAATHPLGRLVMLVANSRDLAASAALAATDPDRARTLREGRYRPARRMLLAAEAADRLHGCRVLV, from the coding sequence GTGGGTTTCTCCGTTCCCGACGCGCACCTGCTCGCGCTCGACGCGCACGACGGGCAGGTCGACGAGCACGGGCACGACCACTACCTCGCGCACCTGCGGCCCCTCGGGGAGGCGCTGCGCCCGTACGGCCCCGACGCGGTGATGGCCGGGCTGCTCTCGGGCATCGTCGAGTGCACCCGCGACCACCCCGACCCCGCCCGCCGCTTCGACCTCGACCGGTTGCGGGGACTGGGTGTGCCGGAGGTCGTCGTCGAGGCGGTCGACGCGGTCACCCGGCGGCCCGGCGAGCCCTACATGTCCGGCCTGGTCCGGCGGGCGGCCACCCATCCTCTCGGCCGCCTGGTCATGCTGGTGGCCAACAGCCGCGACCTCGCCGCCAGCGCCGCCCTGGCCGCGACCGATCCCGACCGGGCCCGCACACTGCGCGAGGGCCGCTACCGCCCGGCGCGCCGGATGCTGCTCGCCGCCGAGGCCGCCGACCGCCTGCACGGGTGCCGCGTCCTCGTCTGA
- a CDS encoding TSUP family transporter, whose product MLDAVPADLLPEGLTPGILLLLLLAALTAGWIDAVVGGGGLVQLPALLLVPGMSPVQALATNKLASIFGTTTSAVTYYRRVHPDLRTALPMAGIALVGSFAGASVAAALPAAVFKPVIVVALIAIAAFTLLRPSLGEVTALRHSGQRHHVVAGLVGAVIGFYDGILGPGTGSFLVFAMVSLLGYDFLNASAKAKIVNVATNLGALLFFAPHGAVFWGLGLVLGAANMLGGYVGSRTAATRGSGFIRVVFLVVVTALIGRVGWDVWTENVRPLLG is encoded by the coding sequence ATGCTGGACGCCGTCCCGGCCGACCTGCTGCCCGAGGGCCTGACCCCGGGCATCCTGCTGCTGCTCCTGCTCGCCGCGCTCACGGCCGGGTGGATCGACGCCGTCGTCGGCGGCGGTGGGCTCGTCCAGCTGCCCGCGCTGCTGCTCGTCCCGGGGATGAGCCCGGTGCAGGCGCTGGCCACCAACAAGCTGGCCTCGATCTTCGGCACCACGACCAGCGCGGTCACCTACTACCGCCGGGTCCACCCCGATCTGCGGACGGCCCTGCCCATGGCCGGGATCGCGCTCGTCGGGAGCTTCGCGGGGGCGTCGGTCGCGGCAGCGCTGCCGGCCGCGGTGTTCAAGCCGGTGATCGTCGTGGCGCTGATCGCCATCGCCGCGTTCACCCTGCTGCGCCCATCGCTGGGCGAGGTGACGGCGCTGCGGCACAGCGGGCAGCGGCACCACGTCGTCGCCGGGCTGGTCGGTGCCGTGATCGGGTTCTACGACGGCATCCTCGGCCCGGGGACCGGGTCGTTCCTCGTGTTCGCCATGGTCTCGCTGCTCGGCTACGACTTCCTCAACGCCAGCGCCAAGGCCAAGATCGTCAACGTCGCCACGAACCTGGGGGCGCTGCTGTTCTTCGCCCCGCACGGTGCGGTCTTCTGGGGCCTGGGGCTCGTCCTGGGCGCGGCGAACATGCTCGGCGGCTACGTGGGCTCCCGGACGGCGGCCACCCGGGGGAGCGGTTTCATCCGGGTGGTCTTCCTCGTGGTGGTCACCGCACTGATCGGCCGGGTCGGCTGGGACGTGTGGACGGAGAACGTCCGTCCCCTCCTCGGCTGA
- a CDS encoding crotonase/enoyl-CoA hydratase family protein — protein sequence MSDQDRRVTLDVVEGVAHVRLDRPEKLNALDTAMFESLVAVGTELMTRADVGAVVLAGNGRAFCAGLDFAQFAAMGDGRRSGAAAPREPLGAARALAQQAVHVWSLVPAPVIAAVHGVALGGGLQIALGADIRIVAPDARLAVMEVHWGLVPDMMGTQLLPELVGRDVAKDLALTGRQVDGAEAVRLGLATRWAVDPLEAAGALAREIAGHSRSATRHVKRLVDLAGRVGLAEGLQAEQEAIGGLIGSPEQVAVVNRRLQSTRGAGSPRGQAGPSAT from the coding sequence GTGAGCGACCAGGACCGACGCGTGACCCTCGACGTGGTGGAGGGGGTCGCCCACGTGCGGCTCGACCGGCCGGAGAAGCTCAACGCGCTGGACACCGCCATGTTCGAGTCGCTCGTGGCCGTCGGGACCGAGCTCATGACACGTGCGGACGTCGGCGCGGTGGTGCTCGCCGGGAACGGCCGTGCCTTCTGCGCCGGGCTGGACTTCGCCCAGTTCGCCGCGATGGGCGACGGCCGCCGGTCGGGGGCGGCGGCGCCCCGGGAGCCGCTCGGGGCGGCACGCGCGCTGGCGCAGCAGGCGGTGCACGTGTGGTCCCTCGTACCGGCCCCCGTGATCGCGGCGGTGCACGGCGTGGCGCTGGGCGGAGGGCTGCAGATCGCCCTGGGGGCCGACATCCGGATCGTCGCCCCGGACGCCCGGCTCGCGGTCATGGAGGTCCACTGGGGGCTCGTGCCCGACATGATGGGCACCCAGTTGCTCCCGGAGCTCGTCGGCCGCGACGTCGCCAAGGACCTCGCGCTGACCGGCCGGCAGGTCGACGGCGCGGAGGCGGTGCGCCTCGGCCTGGCCACGCGGTGGGCCGTCGACCCGCTCGAGGCGGCCGGCGCGCTGGCCCGGGAGATCGCCGGGCACAGCCGCTCCGCCACCCGGCACGTCAAGCGCCTGGTCGACCTCGCCGGCCGGGTCGGCCTGGCCGAGGGGCTGCAGGCCGAGCAGGAGGCGATCGGTGGGCTGATCGGCTCTCCGGAGCAGGTAGCGGTGGTGAACCGGCGCCTCCAGAGCACCCGGGGTGCCGGTTCCCCGCGCGGCCAGGCCGGACCGTCCGCGACCTGA
- a CDS encoding ATP-dependent 6-phosphofructokinase has protein sequence MRIGVLTGGGDCPGLNAVIRSVVRSAGAHYGSEVVGFRDGWRGLLENRSTPLDVAAVDGLLTRGGTTLGSARVAPEKLHAGIDEMIGTLDEHRIDVLIPIGGEGTLTAAHLLSEAGVPVVGIPKTIDNDIDCTDLTFGFDTAVSIATELIDRLHTTAESHQRVLLVEVMGRHAGWIALHAGLAAGAHLTLVPEQPFDVDEVVSLVCERFGRGDSHVIGVVAEGAEPLPGQMAFRRGGVDEFGHRRFTGVTQQLGEELERRTGKEVRATVLGHVQRGGTPTSFDRVLATRFGLHATIAAHEGRTGQMVALRGTEIELVPLARAVARLKTVTPARLAETRAFTG, from the coding sequence GTGCGCATCGGAGTACTGACCGGAGGCGGGGACTGCCCCGGTCTCAACGCCGTGATCCGCTCGGTGGTCCGCAGCGCCGGCGCCCACTACGGCAGCGAGGTGGTCGGTTTCCGCGACGGCTGGCGCGGGCTGCTGGAGAACCGGTCGACGCCGCTGGACGTCGCCGCCGTCGACGGGTTGCTGACCCGTGGCGGCACCACCCTGGGCTCGGCCCGCGTGGCGCCGGAGAAGCTGCACGCCGGCATCGACGAGATGATCGGCACCCTCGACGAGCACCGCATCGACGTGCTGATCCCGATCGGCGGCGAGGGCACCCTGACCGCGGCCCACCTGCTGTCGGAGGCGGGCGTGCCGGTGGTGGGCATCCCCAAGACCATCGACAACGACATCGACTGCACCGACCTGACCTTCGGCTTCGACACCGCGGTCAGCATCGCCACCGAGCTGATCGACCGGCTGCACACCACCGCCGAGTCCCACCAGCGGGTGCTGCTGGTCGAGGTGATGGGCCGGCACGCCGGGTGGATCGCGCTGCACGCAGGCCTGGCCGCCGGGGCGCACCTCACCCTGGTGCCCGAGCAGCCCTTCGACGTCGACGAGGTCGTCTCGCTGGTGTGCGAGCGCTTCGGGCGGGGGGATTCCCACGTCATCGGCGTCGTCGCCGAGGGCGCCGAGCCGCTGCCCGGGCAGATGGCCTTCCGGCGGGGCGGCGTCGACGAGTTCGGCCACCGCCGCTTCACCGGGGTCACCCAGCAGCTGGGGGAGGAGCTCGAGCGGCGCACGGGCAAGGAGGTGCGGGCCACCGTGCTGGGCCACGTGCAGCGCGGCGGGACGCCGACCTCCTTCGACCGGGTGCTGGCCACCCGTTTCGGGCTGCACGCGACGATCGCCGCGCACGAGGGACGCACCGGCCAGATGGTCGCCCTGCGCGGAACCGAGATCGAGCTCGTCCCGCTGGCCCGCGCCGTCGCCCGGCTGAAGACGGTGACCCCCGCCCGGCTGGCCGAGACCCGCGCCTTCACCGGCTGA